In Clostridium ljungdahlii DSM 13528, the genomic window TTTCTATGATATCTATTTGTTTATCTATGTACTTTTTTGCATCCTCATTTTGGATTTGTGTAAGAAACATCATTTTTAAATAAAATTCATCCTTGGTTTGTCTCATTACGACTGGTTCTGATAACCACTTATATAGCTCATTTTTGCCTTTATCTGCAATTGTATAAACAAATTTATCTGGTCTATTTTTTTGAGATATTTCCTTCTTCACTATTTCATTTTCGCTTTCCATTTTTTTTAATAAAGTATAAAGCTGACCAATGTTTATGGACCAAATACAACTTACTGATTTTTCAAATTCTTTTTTAATTTCATAGCCATACATTGGCCTTTCATTAAGTAAACCTAATATAGCATGTTTTGTTGACATTAATAGTACCTCCTAAAAAGTAAATTTATATATTATCAGTATAATATATTATATGTAATATATTATGCTACTAATATATAATATGTCAATAAAAATTTTGGAAATTTTAATTAATATCTACTGTGAATAAATTAACATTTACGCCCAAGTTATGATAAAATTATATATTATAATTTCAAAATAAATATAACTATAAATTAATACACTAGTATAAAGTTATTTATGATATACAAAGGAAGGTAATCTAATAATGTTTAAATCATCTACTCATAATGAAATAGTTAGTAGGTCTCTTAATAGGTGCATTAAATATCATATGGAAAAAGGTATCCCAAAGCCTAAACGAAATCTTAACCGTAAAGAATTGAACAACTTAATAAAAGAAAACAGCTATATTATAGAAATAGCAAGACCATTTATGGAAATACTTTATGATTTTCTAAATGGATCAGGTTTTTCATTATATCTTACAGACAAAAATGGAATTGTATTAACTATTATAGGTGACAAAGATATATTAATAGAGCAGGCAAAAGCTGGAATTGTGGAAGGTGCTGATATGAGTGAAAAAAGTGCTGGTACAAATGCAATAGGAACTGCTCTTTTTGAAAATTTGTCAGTTCAAGTTTCAGGCAAAGAACACTTTATAAATATTTTTCAAATTTGTACATGCTCTGCATCTGTCATACACAACGAACAAGGAAATATAATCGGATGTCTAAATCTAACTGGAAAACGTCAATTGGCTCATCCCCATACATTAGGCCTTGTTGTAGCAGCAGTAAAGTCCATTGAAAACCACTTAAAATTAAATAAATCTCAAAATGAATTATTTAAAGCCTATCAATACTTAAACAAAATCATGAATTCCATAGATTTTGGAATTTTAGCTGTAGATAACAATGGGATCATTAAAGCTATAAATAACAGTGCATGTAATATGCTTTGTATAGACCAAAAAGATATTATAGATAAAAATGCATATAAAGTTTTATATAATTGGCAATATATACTTAATGAACTTAAATCAGGAAACTCATATGAAGATAAGGAAATTTTATATTCGGATAAAAGAAGAAGATTTAATTTGAATGTATATCCTATAAGGGATAAAAGTAATACCGTAACTGGTATGGTAGTTACATTTAAAGACATACAAAATGTATACAACTTGGTTAACAAATACACAAGTGGATCTGCTACTTATACATTTGATGATATAATTGGCAGCAGTGAAAAAATGATAAATTTAAAAAAACAGTTAAAAAGCATATCTAACAGTCCTTCCACTGTACTAATTCAAGGCGAAAGCGGTACAGGTAAAGAACTTATTGCGCAGTCCATCCACAATGACAGCAGCAGAAAAAATAACAGCTTTATAGCAATAAATTGCGGTGCCATACCCAAAAATTTAATAGAAAGTGAATTATTCGGATATGAAGATGGATCATTCACAGGTGCAAAACATGGAGGGCGTGCAGGAAAATTTGAACTTGCAAATGGTGGTACTTTATTTTTAGATGAAATTGGGGAAATGCCTTTAGATATGCAAGTAAATCTTTTAAGAGTTCTCCAAGAAAACTGTATTACAAGAATAGGCGGGAACAGATGTGTAAAAATAGATATAAGAATCATTGCAGCTACTAATAAAAATTTGAGGGAAGAAATACATAAAGGAACTTTTCGCGAAGATTTATACTATAGACTAAATGTAATACCTATATATGTACCACCACTGCGGGAAAGAGATATGGATATTAAAATACTGATAAACTATTTTTTAAAGATAAAAGCTTTTAAACTTAAAAAACCTATTCCAATAGTAAGACCTGATATATATCAAAAGCTCTTAAATTATAATTGGCCCGGAAATGTAAGAGAATTGGAAAATTGTATTGAAAATATCGTAAATATGAATGGAAATACATCTTTCAACTTCGAAAATAGTATTTCAGTAAATACGCAAACTAGTCCTTGTACTACAAAATTTAAATATGATATGTATTCATTAAAAGAGTTGGAAAAAGAAGCAATAACAAATTGTATGAGTAATTGCAATGGTAACATTGCAAAAGCTTCTAAAATTCTGGGAATAAATAGAAGTACTTTGTATACAAAAATAAAAAAATATCAAATTAATTTTTCTTAAAGTGTATGTAAACACAACTTTGTTGTAAAAAGCAACATTATTTTCTTAAAAAATGTTGCTTTTTACAGCATTTTTCAATTATATATATTAACCTTATAAAGTCCTACCCCCCTAAATTCAACCTTTTCATGATAAAAAACATACTGGCACAACATTTGCTTATATATTTAAATAGATATTTAAAAATACCATTTTATTTACTAAAATTTTTATATTTAATTTATTAGGAGGTTCTATTATGAAAGGTTTTGCAATGTTAGGTATTAACAAATTAGGATGGATTGAAAAGAAAAACCCAGTGCCAGGTCCTTATGATGCGATTGTACATCCTCTAGCTGTATCCCCATGTACATCAGATATACATACGGTTTTTGAAGGAGCACTTGGTAATAGGGAAAATATGATTTTAGGCCATGAAGCTGTAGGTGAAATAGCCGAAGTTGGCAGCGAAGTTAAAGATTTTAAAGTTGGCGATAGAGTTATCGTACCATGCACAACACCTGACTGGAGATCTTTAGAAGTCCAAGCTGGTTTTCAGCAGCATTCAAACGGTATGCTTGCAGGATGGAAGTTTTCCAATTTTAAAGATGGTGTATTTGCAGATTACTTTCATGTAAACGATGCAGATATGAATCTTGCCATACTCCCAGATGAAATACCTTTAGAAAGTGCAGTTATGATGACAGACATGATGACTACTGGTTTTCATGGAGCAGAACTTGCAGACATAAAAATGGGCTCCAGCGTTGTAGTAATTGGTATAGGAGCTGTTGGATTAATGGGAATAGCCGGTTCCAAACTTCGAGGAGCAGGCAGAATTATCGGTGTTGGAAGCAGACCTGTTTGTGTTGAAACAGCTAAATTTTATGGAGCAACTGATATTGTAAATTATAAAAATGGTGATATAGTTGAACAAATCATGGACTTAACTCATGGTAAAGGTGTAGACCGTGTAATCATGGCAGGCGGTGGTGCTGAAACACTAGCACAAGCAGTAACTATGGTTAAACCTGGCGGCGTAATTTCTAACATCAACTACCATGGAAGCGGTGATACTTTACCAATACCTCGTGTTCAATGGGGCTGCGGCATGGCTCACAAAACTATAAGAGGAGGATTATGCCCCGGCGGACGTCTTAGAATGGAAATGCTAAGAGATCTTGTTCTATATAAACGTGTTGATTTGAGTAAACTTGTTACTCATGTATTTGATGGTGCAGAAAATATTGAAAAGGCCCTTTTGCTTATGAAAAATAAGCCAAAAGATTTAATTAAATCAGTAGTTACATTCTAAAAATTCATATAAAAAAACTGTCGCATTAAAAAAATGTGACAGTTTTTACTTAAAATATTGGACAAAAGACTTCCTTTCTTATAGATGCAAAAAATAATCAATCCGATTCATAATTATAAACAGAGTTCTTGGCATCAGGTTGAGTTTTGACTCCACCTGATGCTTAGAAATCGTTATCCAGGCGCGTAACAGTACTTATTCCCCAACTTTGATAGAAGATTTGGGTGTTAGCAATGGTAGCGATCGGATAAACTGATAAATATTCGTATTTTTAATTGCGAACTTAAGATTTAATTAATATCTACTATGAGTAAGTCAACATATATACCTAAATTATGATAAAATTATATATTATAATTTCAAAATAAACATAACTATAATAATACACTAAGATAAAGCTATTTATCTGATGGCTACCTACTGTAACACTCCCTCTTCTATCAAAGTGAGAGATAACAGTAGCTACGCCCCTAGATAATTCATCTAAACTTAGTGGGAGAAACAAAACTCTAAAGAGAAAGCGATTCACTTTAAATCAAAGATTTGAGATATCTGCTTCTCCCACTAAGTAAGATTCATTGATATAAAAAGGAAGGTAATCTAATAATGTTTAAACCATTTACTCATAGTGAAATAGTCAGTAGGTCTCTTAATAGATGCATTAAATACCATATAGAAAAAGGTATACCAAAACCTAAACGAACACTTAGTCGCAAAGAATTGGACAACTTAATAAAAGAAAACAACGATATTATAAAAATAGCAAAACCATTTATGGAAATACTTTATGATTTTTTAAGTGGATCAGGTTTCTCATTATATCTCACAGACAAAAATGGAATTGTATTAACTATCATAGGTGACAAAGATATTGTAATGGAGCAGGCAAAGGCTGGAATAGCAGAAGGTATTGATCTGAGTGAACAAAGTGCAGGTACAAATGCAGCAGGAACTGCTATTTTTGAAAATTTGTCAGTTCAACTTTCAGGCAAAGAACATTTTATAAATACTTTTCAGATTTATACCTGCTCTGCATCTGTCATACATAACGAACAAGGAAATATAATCGGATGTCTAACTTTAACTGGAAAACGTCAATTGGCTCATCCCCATACATTGGGTCTTGTTGTATCAGCAGTAAAGTCCATTGAAAATCACTTAAAATTAAATAAGTCTCAAAATGAATTATTTAAAGCATACCAATACTTAAATAAAATCATGAATTCCATGGATTTTGGAATTTTTGCTGTAGATAATAGCGGAATAGTCAAGGCTATAAATAACAGTGCTTGTAATCTCCTTGGCATAAACCAAAAAGATATTATAGATAAAAATGTTTATAAAGTTTTACACATATGGCAGTATATACTTGATGAACTCAAATCAGGCAATGTATATACGGATAAGGAAATTTTATATTCGGATGAGAAGAAAAGATTTAATTTAAATGTATATCCTATAAAAGATAAAAGTAATATTGTAACTGGTATGGTAGTTATATTTAAAGATATACAAAATGTATATAACTTGGTTAACAAATATACAAGTGGATCTGCTGCTTACACATTTGATGATATAATTGGCAACAGCGAAAAAATGATAAATTTAAAAGAACAGTTAAAAAATATATCTAATAGTCCTTCTACTGTATTAATTCAAGGTGAAAGTGGTACAGGAAAAGAACTTATTGCCCAGTCAATTCACAATGACAGCAATAGAAAAAACAAAAGCTTTATAGCAATAAACTGCGGTGCCATACCAAAGAATCTAATAGAAAGTGAATTGTTCGGATATGAAGATGGATCATTTACAGGTGCAAAACGTGGAGGCCGTGCAGGAAAATTTGAACTTGCAAATGGAGGTACTTTATTTTTAGATGAAATTGGAGAAATGCCTTTGGATATGCAAGTAAATCTCTTAAGGGTTCTCCAAGAAAACTGTATCACAAGAATAGGTGGAAATAAATGCATCAAAATAGATGTAAGAATTATAGCGGCTACCAACAAGAATTTAAGGGAAAAGATAAAAAAAGGAACTTTTCGTGAAGACTTATACTACAGACTAAATGTAATACCTATATATGTGCCACCACTTCGGGAAAGAGATATGGATATTAAAATACTAATAGACTATTTTTTAAAGATAAAAGCTTTTAAACTTAAAAAACCCATTCCAATAGTAAGACCTGATATATATCAAAAGCTTTTAAAACATAATTGGCCTGGAAATGTTAGAGAATTAGAAAATTGTATTGAGAATATTGTAAATATGAATGGAAATACATCTTTTGACTTTCAAAATAATCTTTCAGTAAATAAGCAAACTAATCCTTGTACTACAAACCTTAAATATGATATGTGTTCATTAGAAGAGTGGGAAAAAAAAGCAATAATAAATTGTATACACAACTGTAATCATAATATGTCAAAAGCTTCTAAAATTTTAGGAATAAATAGAAGTACTTTGTACACAAAGATAAAAAAATATCAAATTAATTTTTCTTAAATTGTATATAAAAACAACACTGTTGTAAAAAGCAACAGTATTTTAAGAAAAATTGTTGTTTTTTACAACAGTATTTAAAAAGATAACTAAACTCTATAAAATATCCATCTAGATTCAATCTTTTCATGATAAAAAATATACTGGCACAATACTTGCTTATATATTTAATTAAATATAAACCAAAAAATTTAATTACCCCAATAGTTAAATTCTAAAAAAGTAATGTAACTTAATAATAAGGAGGACAAAAATGGGAAGATTTACTTTGCCTAGGGATATTTACTTTGGTGAAAATGCCTTAGAAAATTTAAAAAATTTAGATGGAAATAAAGCAGTAGTTGTTGTAGGTGGGGGATCTATGAAGAGATTTGGATTCTTAGCCAAAGTTGAAAAATACTTAAAAGAAACTGGTATGGAAGTTAAATTAATAGAAGGTGTTGAGCCTGATCCGTCTGTTGATACTGTTATGAATGGCGCTAAAATAATGAGAGACTTTAACCCAGATTGGATAGTATCAATAGGTGGAGGATCTCCCATAGATGCTGCTAAAGCAATGTGGATATTTTATGAATACCCCGACTTTACATTTGAAAAAGCGGTAGTCCCTTTTGGAATTCCTAAATTAAGGCAGAAGGCACAATTTGTTGCTATACCTTCTACAAGTGGAACAGCAACTGAAGTAACATCATTTTCTGTAATAACAGACTATAAAGCTAAAATAAAATATCCTCTTGCAGATTTTAACCTTACCCCTGATATAGCTATAATAGATCCGTCTCTTGCAGAAACAATGCCCAAAAAGCTTACAGCACACACTGGAATGGATGCACTTACTCACGCAATAGAAGCATATGTAGCAAGTTTACATTCAGATTTCTCAGATCCACTTGCTATGCATGCTATAACCATGATTCATAAATATTTATTGAAATCCTATGAAGAAGATAAAGAAGCTAGAGGACATATGCATATAGCCCAATGTCTAGCTGGGATGGCATTTTCAAATGCTCTCCTTGGAATAACTCATAGTATAGCACATAAAACTGGTGCAGTATTTCACATACCTCATGGGTGTGCTAATGCCATATACTTACCTTATGTTATAGATTTTAACAAGAAAGCTTGTTCAGAAAGATATGCTAAAATAGCCAAAAAGCTGCATCTATCAGGAAATAGTGAAGATGAGCTAATAGATTCATTAACTGAAATGATTCGTACTATGAACAAAAAGATGGATATTCCTCTCACCATAAAAGATTATGGTATAAGCGAAAACGATTTTAATGAAAACCTAGATTTTATAGCTCACAATGCCATGATGGATGCCTGCACTGGATCCAATCCTAGAGCAATAACTGAGGAAGAAATGAAAAAGCTCTTGCAGTATATGTATAATGGGCAAAAGGTTAATTTCTAGTTTAAAAGTTAATGTATTTATATAAAGTTAATGTATTTATATTTAGGAAAATGTATACAAACTAAAGCAGTATGCTCCCCTTAGAGTAGACAGCCCCAATCTGTTTATAATAAGGGGAGTATTTTTGTGCCTATGAAAGTTAAGTATACATCCATAGAAAAGGAACATATTATTTAAAATTATTTTCTATTGTGAGGCATCTTCTTTGTGCTAAATATTAAATATTATACTTGCTCTATGGAAACAACTTCATAACCCACATCTTCAATAGCAGATTTTATGTCAGCATCTTTAATTTCACCACTAGATTCAACTAAAGCTGTTTTTGAATCTAAATCAACAGACACATTGGATGCACCTTTAAGTTCCTCCAATGCTGTTTTTACATGATTAACACAGTGTCCACAGCTCATTCCTTCAACAATTATCTTCTTTTTCATAACTTATTCCACCCTTCATTTTATAAATGTTTATTTATATTGATGGCTTAAAGCCTTTCAATCTTAAAGCATTACTTAAAACTGATACAGAACTTAAACTCATGGCAAGAGCTGCTATCATTGGGTTTAAAAGTGGTCCTCCAAATATGTGAAGTACTCCCATAGCTACCGGAATTCCTAAACTATTATAACCAAAAGCCCAGAACAAGTTTTCCTTTATATTTTTTATTGTTTTCTTGCTTAAATCTATAGCTGTGACCACATCCATTAAATCACTTCTCATTAAAACTATATCTGCAGACTCCATAGCTACATCTGTACCAGACCCTATAGCTATACCTATATCAGCCTGTGCTAAAGCTGGTGCATCATTTATGCCATCTCCAACCATGGCAACTTTCTTGTTTTCACTTTGAAGTTTTTTAACTTCATTAGCTTTATCTTGTGGTAAAACTTCTGCAAGTATTCTATCTATTCCAACCTGCTTAGCTATAGCTTCAGCAGTTTTCTTGTTATCTCCAGTTATCATTGCCACTTCAATTCCCATAGAATGAAGTTTATCTATAGCCTTTTTACTGTGTTCTTTAACCGTATCTGCTACAGCAATTACACCAATTGCCTTATTTTCAAGAGCTACATACATAGGAGTTTTGCCTTTATCTGCTAAAACTTGTGATCTTTCCTCTAATTTTTCTAAAGAGATATTACTTTCAAGCATAAGTTTTCTATTACCAAGCAATATTTTACTGTTTTCTATATTAACTTCTATTCCATGACCTGGTACAGCTTTAAATGACTGTAATTTTTTTAATTCAATTTTCCTATTTTCAGCTTCTTTAACTATTGCTTCTCCCAAAGGATGCTCTGATGATTTTTCACCTGAAGCTGCTAATTGAAGTAAATAGTTTTCATCTATGTCTGGAATTGTAACTATATCTGTAACCTTTGGATTACCTTCAGTTATAGTTCCTGTTTTGTCAAATACTATAGTTTGAATTCTATGCGCTGTTTCCAGTGCAGTACCACTTTTTATAAGCACACCATATTCAGCACCTTTTCCGGTACCAACCATAATAGCAGTTGGTGTTGCCAATCCTAAAGCGCAAGGACACGCAATTACTAACACTGATATAAATATGGTAAGTGAAAATACTCCTGTTTCACCATATATGTACCAAGCTAAAGCAGCAATTATAGCTAATGCCATTACTACCGGTACAAAGTATCCTGATATAACATCTGCTAATTTTGCAATAGGAGCCTTTGACCCCTGGGCTTCCTCTACTAATTTAATAATTTGTGCCAGTGCTGTATCCTTACCAACTCTTGTAGCTCTATACTTAATAGAACCATTTTTATTTATACTTGCTCCAATGACCTTATCAGAAGGATTTTTTTCTACAGGTATACTTTCACCTGTAAGCATGGATTCATCTACTGAAGTAATTCCCTCTGTAACCTCTCCATCTACAGGTATTTTTTCACCAGGTTTTACTACAATTATATTTCCAACTTCAACTTCATCTATAGAAATTTCTATTTCCTTATCTTCTTTAATTACAGTAGCAGTTTTTGGTGCAAGCCCCATAAGCTTTTTTATAGCTTCCGAAGTTTTTCCTTTAGCAACAGATTCCAGATATTTACCTAATGTAATAAGAGTAAGTATTGTACCTGCTGATTCAAAATATAAATGATAGTTTGTGTTTCCTATAAAAATTTCATATACTGCAAAAACACTATAGATAAAAGCAGCAGATGAGCCTATTGCTATAAGTGAATCCATATTGGGACTTCTTCTAAATAATGATTTAAAGCCAACAGTAAAAT contains:
- a CDS encoding sigma-54-dependent Fis family transcriptional regulator, producing the protein MFKPFTHSEIVSRSLNRCIKYHIEKGIPKPKRTLSRKELDNLIKENNDIIKIAKPFMEILYDFLSGSGFSLYLTDKNGIVLTIIGDKDIVMEQAKAGIAEGIDLSEQSAGTNAAGTAIFENLSVQLSGKEHFINTFQIYTCSASVIHNEQGNIIGCLTLTGKRQLAHPHTLGLVVSAVKSIENHLKLNKSQNELFKAYQYLNKIMNSMDFGIFAVDNSGIVKAINNSACNLLGINQKDIIDKNVYKVLHIWQYILDELKSGNVYTDKEILYSDEKKRFNLNVYPIKDKSNIVTGMVVIFKDIQNVYNLVNKYTSGSAAYTFDDIIGNSEKMINLKEQLKNISNSPSTVLIQGESGTGKELIAQSIHNDSNRKNKSFIAINCGAIPKNLIESELFGYEDGSFTGAKRGGRAGKFELANGGTLFLDEIGEMPLDMQVNLLRVLQENCITRIGGNKCIKIDVRIIAATNKNLREKIKKGTFREDLYYRLNVIPIYVPPLRERDMDIKILIDYFLKIKAFKLKKPIPIVRPDIYQKLLKHNWPGNVRELENCIENIVNMNGNTSFDFQNNLSVNKQTNPCTTNLKYDMCSLEEWEKKAIINCIHNCNHNMSKASKILGINRSTLYTKIKKYQINFS
- a CDS encoding sigma-54-dependent Fis family transcriptional regulator; translated protein: MFKSSTHNEIVSRSLNRCIKYHMEKGIPKPKRNLNRKELNNLIKENSYIIEIARPFMEILYDFLNGSGFSLYLTDKNGIVLTIIGDKDILIEQAKAGIVEGADMSEKSAGTNAIGTALFENLSVQVSGKEHFINIFQICTCSASVIHNEQGNIIGCLNLTGKRQLAHPHTLGLVVAAVKSIENHLKLNKSQNELFKAYQYLNKIMNSIDFGILAVDNNGIIKAINNSACNMLCIDQKDIIDKNAYKVLYNWQYILNELKSGNSYEDKEILYSDKRRRFNLNVYPIRDKSNTVTGMVVTFKDIQNVYNLVNKYTSGSATYTFDDIIGSSEKMINLKKQLKSISNSPSTVLIQGESGTGKELIAQSIHNDSSRKNNSFIAINCGAIPKNLIESELFGYEDGSFTGAKHGGRAGKFELANGGTLFLDEIGEMPLDMQVNLLRVLQENCITRIGGNRCVKIDIRIIAATNKNLREEIHKGTFREDLYYRLNVIPIYVPPLRERDMDIKILINYFLKIKAFKLKKPIPIVRPDIYQKLLNYNWPGNVRELENCIENIVNMNGNTSFNFENSISVNTQTSPCTTKFKYDMYSLKELEKEAITNCMSNCNGNIAKASKILGINRSTLYTKIKKYQINFS
- a CDS encoding heavy metal translocating P-type ATPase, whose product is MIKRTLKIEGMTCAACVKAVERASKKLDGVLDANVNLATEKLSVSFDESKVNVQDIQCAIDKAGYKALIDTTNKTLKIEGMTCAACAKAVERVSKKLEGVYEANVNIATEKLSIAFDASKVNVQDIKKAIEKAGYKALEEEISVDTDKGKKEKEAKSLWNRFIISAVFAVPLLIIAMVPMISEKLGYMLPQAIDPMNHPQVFSIIQLLLVLPIMIVGRKYFTVGFKSLFRRSPNMDSLIAIGSSAAFIYSVFAVYEIFIGNTNYHLYFESAGTILTLITLGKYLESVAKGKTSEAIKKLMGLAPKTATVIKEDKEIEISIDEVEVGNIIVVKPGEKIPVDGEVTEGITSVDESMLTGESIPVEKNPSDKVIGASINKNGSIKYRATRVGKDTALAQIIKLVEEAQGSKAPIAKLADVISGYFVPVVMALAIIAALAWYIYGETGVFSLTIFISVLVIACPCALGLATPTAIMVGTGKGAEYGVLIKSGTALETAHRIQTIVFDKTGTITEGNPKVTDIVTIPDIDENYLLQLAASGEKSSEHPLGEAIVKEAENRKIELKKLQSFKAVPGHGIEVNIENSKILLGNRKLMLESNISLEKLEERSQVLADKGKTPMYVALENKAIGVIAVADTVKEHSKKAIDKLHSMGIEVAMITGDNKKTAEAIAKQVGIDRILAEVLPQDKANEVKKLQSENKKVAMVGDGINDAPALAQADIGIAIGSGTDVAMESADIVLMRSDLMDVVTAIDLSKKTIKNIKENLFWAFGYNSLGIPVAMGVLHIFGGPLLNPMIAALAMSLSSVSVLSNALRLKGFKPSI
- a CDS encoding iron-containing alcohol dehydrogenase gives rise to the protein MGRFTLPRDIYFGENALENLKNLDGNKAVVVVGGGSMKRFGFLAKVEKYLKETGMEVKLIEGVEPDPSVDTVMNGAKIMRDFNPDWIVSIGGGSPIDAAKAMWIFYEYPDFTFEKAVVPFGIPKLRQKAQFVAIPSTSGTATEVTSFSVITDYKAKIKYPLADFNLTPDIAIIDPSLAETMPKKLTAHTGMDALTHAIEAYVASLHSDFSDPLAMHAITMIHKYLLKSYEEDKEARGHMHIAQCLAGMAFSNALLGITHSIAHKTGAVFHIPHGCANAIYLPYVIDFNKKACSERYAKIAKKLHLSGNSEDELIDSLTEMIRTMNKKMDIPLTIKDYGISENDFNENLDFIAHNAMMDACTGSNPRAITEEEMKKLLQYMYNGQKVNF
- a CDS encoding NAD(P)-dependent alcohol dehydrogenase, yielding MKGFAMLGINKLGWIEKKNPVPGPYDAIVHPLAVSPCTSDIHTVFEGALGNRENMILGHEAVGEIAEVGSEVKDFKVGDRVIVPCTTPDWRSLEVQAGFQQHSNGMLAGWKFSNFKDGVFADYFHVNDADMNLAILPDEIPLESAVMMTDMMTTGFHGAELADIKMGSSVVVIGIGAVGLMGIAGSKLRGAGRIIGVGSRPVCVETAKFYGATDIVNYKNGDIVEQIMDLTHGKGVDRVIMAGGGAETLAQAVTMVKPGGVISNINYHGSGDTLPIPRVQWGCGMAHKTIRGGLCPGGRLRMEMLRDLVLYKRVDLSKLVTHVFDGAENIEKALLLMKNKPKDLIKSVVTF
- a CDS encoding heavy-metal-associated domain-containing protein is translated as MKKKIIVEGMSCGHCVNHVKTALEELKGASNVSVDLDSKTALVESSGEIKDADIKSAIEDVGYEVVSIEQV
- a CDS encoding helix-turn-helix transcriptional regulator; translated protein: MSTKHAILGLLNERPMYGYEIKKEFEKSVSCIWSINIGQLYTLLKKMESENEIVKKEISQKNRPDKFVYTIADKGKNELYKWLSEPVVMRQTKDEFYLKMMFLTQIQNEDAKKYIDKQIDIIEKQLNEFNKIKNINKTKRNKFMDILLEASIMHFEVDIQWLNIYKERMGLL